One Rosa chinensis cultivar Old Blush chromosome 3, RchiOBHm-V2, whole genome shotgun sequence DNA window includes the following coding sequences:
- the LOC112191826 gene encoding probable zinc metalloprotease EGY1, chloroplastic isoform X1, which yields MGTLSLSSVDFNLRVKYPEIPRFQWSKRNKNSCLLCGGSMKRLRWRCYTSSNDDEGKTSSSNKSKDEAAEDTRSNDPASLPSTSRPPPASPLGTAYNNFQVDSFKLMELLGPEKVDAADVKLIKEKLFGYSTFWVTKEEPFGDLGEGILFLGNLRGKREDVFAKFQTLLAEVTGNKYNLFMVEEPNSEDLDPRGGPRVSFGLLRKEVSEPGPTTLWQYVIALLLFLLTIGSSVELGIASQINRLPPEVVKYFTDPNAIDPPEMELLFPFVESALPLAYGVLGVLLFHEVGHLLAAFPKKVKLSIPYFIPNITLGSFGAITQFKSILPDRSTKVDISLAGPFAGFALSLSMFAVGLLLSSNPNATEELVQVPSMLFQGSLLLGLISRATLGYASMHAATVAIHPLMIVGWCGLTTTAFNMLPVGCLDGGRAVQGAFGKNALIAFGLTTYTLLGLGVLGGPLSLPWGLYVLICQRTPEKPCLNDVTEVGTWRKTIVTVAIFLVVLTLLPVGDELAEELGIGLVSTF from the exons aTGGGAACGCTTAGTTTGAGCAGCGTGGATTTTAATTTGAGAGTGAAATACCCAGAAATTCCAAGATTCCAATGGAGCAAGAGAAACAAGAATTCATGCTTGTTGTGCGGAGGAAGCATGAAGAGGCTGAGATGGAGATGTTATACTTCTTCTAACGACGATGAGGGAAAGACTAGTAGTAGCAACAAGTCAAAAGACGAGGCTGCCGAAGATACACGCAGCAACGACCCTGCTTCCCTCCCTTCCACTTCCAGG CCACCACCTGCATCACCACTTGGAACCGCTTACAATAATTTCCAAGTCGACTCCTTTAAGCTGATGGAACTCCTTGGACCTGAGAAGGTTGATGCTGCTGATGTAAAGCTCATTAAGGAAAAGCTTTTTGGCTATTCTACTTTTTGGGTCACTAAAGAGGAGCCATTTGGAGACCTTGGGGAGGGCATTCTTTTCCTTGGTAATTTGAGGGGAAAGAGAGAAGACGTATTTGCCAAATTCCAGACTCTGCTAGCTGAGGTTACAGGTAATAAGTACAACCTTTTTATGGTGGAGGAACCCAATTCTGAAGATCTAGATCCGCGTGGTGGGCCTCGTGTTAGCTTTGGTCTGCTCCGGAAAGAGGTCTCAGAACCAGGCCCAACAACACTTTGGCAATACGTAATTGCGCTCTTGTTGTTTCTTCTAACAATTGGATCATCTGTAGAGTTAGGAATTGCATCTCAG ATAAATAGACTTCCACCAGAGGTTGTCAAGTATTTTACAGATCCAAATGCTATTGACCCACCAGAAATGGAGCTGCTATTCCCGTTTGTGGAGTCAGCTTTGCCCCTAGCCTATGGTGTTCTTGGGGTTTTGCTATTTCAT GAAGTTGGGCATCTTCTGGCTGCTTTTCCAAAGAAAGTAAAACTTAGCATTCCTTACTTCATTCCTAATATTACACTTGGCAGCTTTGGCGCAATCACTCAG TTTAAATCCATTCTTCCCGATCGGAGCACAAAAGTCGACATTTCACTTGCAGGCCCGTTTGCTGGTTTTGCACTGTCATTGTCAATGTTTGCTGTAGGTCTGCTGCTCTCATCTAATCCCAATGCCACAGAAGAGCTGGTGCAGGTTCCAAGCATGCTGTTTCAAGGTTCTTTGCTTCTAGGACTCATCAGTAGAGCTACTCTTGGTTATGC ATCAATGCATGCTGCGACTGTTGCAATTCATCCTCTTATGATTGTTGGCTG GTGTGGGTTGACAACTACAGCTTTTAATATGCTTCCAGTGGGCTGTCTTGATGGTGGAAGAGCTGTGCAG GGTGCTTTTGGAAAAAATGCACTGATTGCATTTGGTTTGACAACTTACACGTTGCTCGGATTGGGAGTG CTCGGTGGACCTTTGTCACTTCCATGGGGACTCTACGTGCTCATATGCCAG AGGACTCCAGAGAAACCTTGCCTGAATGATGTAACGGAGGTTGGAACATGGAGGAAAACAATTGTTACAGTGGCTATTTTCCTTGTGGTGCTGACGCTCCTTCCGGTAGGGGATGAGCTTGCAGAGGAGCTAGGTATAGGTCTTGTTAGCACATTTTGA
- the LOC112191826 gene encoding probable zinc metalloprotease EGY1, chloroplastic isoform X2: MGTLSLSSVDFNLRVKYPEIPRFQWSKRNKNSCLLCGGSMKRLRWRCYTSSNDDEGKTSSSNKSKDEAAEDTRSNDPASLPSTSRPPPASPLGTAYNNFQVDSFKLMELLGPEKVDAADVKLIKEKLFGYSTFWVTKEEPFGDLGEGILFLGNLRGKREDVFAKFQTLLAEVTGNKYNLFMVEEPNSEDLDPRGGPRVSFGLLRKEVSEPGPTTLWQYVIALLLFLLTIGSSVELGIASQINRLPPEVVKYFTDPNAIDPPEMELLFPFVESALPLAYGVLGVLLFHEVGHLLAAFPKKVKLSIPYFIPNITLGSFGAITQFKSILPDRSTKVDISLAGPFAGFALSLSMFAVGLLLSSNPNATEELVQVPSMLFQGSLLLGLISRATLGYASMHAATVAIHPLMIVGWCGLTTTAFNMLPVGCLDGGRAVQGAFGKNAPIVIACMTSMKI, translated from the exons aTGGGAACGCTTAGTTTGAGCAGCGTGGATTTTAATTTGAGAGTGAAATACCCAGAAATTCCAAGATTCCAATGGAGCAAGAGAAACAAGAATTCATGCTTGTTGTGCGGAGGAAGCATGAAGAGGCTGAGATGGAGATGTTATACTTCTTCTAACGACGATGAGGGAAAGACTAGTAGTAGCAACAAGTCAAAAGACGAGGCTGCCGAAGATACACGCAGCAACGACCCTGCTTCCCTCCCTTCCACTTCCAGG CCACCACCTGCATCACCACTTGGAACCGCTTACAATAATTTCCAAGTCGACTCCTTTAAGCTGATGGAACTCCTTGGACCTGAGAAGGTTGATGCTGCTGATGTAAAGCTCATTAAGGAAAAGCTTTTTGGCTATTCTACTTTTTGGGTCACTAAAGAGGAGCCATTTGGAGACCTTGGGGAGGGCATTCTTTTCCTTGGTAATTTGAGGGGAAAGAGAGAAGACGTATTTGCCAAATTCCAGACTCTGCTAGCTGAGGTTACAGGTAATAAGTACAACCTTTTTATGGTGGAGGAACCCAATTCTGAAGATCTAGATCCGCGTGGTGGGCCTCGTGTTAGCTTTGGTCTGCTCCGGAAAGAGGTCTCAGAACCAGGCCCAACAACACTTTGGCAATACGTAATTGCGCTCTTGTTGTTTCTTCTAACAATTGGATCATCTGTAGAGTTAGGAATTGCATCTCAG ATAAATAGACTTCCACCAGAGGTTGTCAAGTATTTTACAGATCCAAATGCTATTGACCCACCAGAAATGGAGCTGCTATTCCCGTTTGTGGAGTCAGCTTTGCCCCTAGCCTATGGTGTTCTTGGGGTTTTGCTATTTCAT GAAGTTGGGCATCTTCTGGCTGCTTTTCCAAAGAAAGTAAAACTTAGCATTCCTTACTTCATTCCTAATATTACACTTGGCAGCTTTGGCGCAATCACTCAG TTTAAATCCATTCTTCCCGATCGGAGCACAAAAGTCGACATTTCACTTGCAGGCCCGTTTGCTGGTTTTGCACTGTCATTGTCAATGTTTGCTGTAGGTCTGCTGCTCTCATCTAATCCCAATGCCACAGAAGAGCTGGTGCAGGTTCCAAGCATGCTGTTTCAAGGTTCTTTGCTTCTAGGACTCATCAGTAGAGCTACTCTTGGTTATGC ATCAATGCATGCTGCGACTGTTGCAATTCATCCTCTTATGATTGTTGGCTG GTGTGGGTTGACAACTACAGCTTTTAATATGCTTCCAGTGGGCTGTCTTGATGGTGGAAGAGCTGTGCAG GGTGCTTTTGGAAAAAATGCACCGATTGTTATTGCATGTATGACTTCCATGAAAATTTAA
- the LOC112191828 gene encoding LOB domain-containing protein 20 — protein sequence MADQPQPQGNHRGTSESCRRKATSAATGKQQQRTAVDRHLHHHQSSSTAASAPCGACKFLRRKCISGCIFAPHFGSDQGAARFAAVHKVFGASNVSKLLLHIPLNRRNDAVVAISYEAQARLSDPVYGCVSTILALQQQVASLQTELAMVQTQLINSRFAFANAIQSSQQHQEQQQNMALLQPAYSNNSSASTNPINMRSFTSNFNHDLAAETAPCSHSLEPLLLSRPSQDEEEDEQQSQVPHHFR from the exons ATGGCTGATCAGCCACAACCACAAGGGAATCATCGTGGCACTTCTGAAAGCTGCCGTCGAAAGGCCACATCTGCCGCCACTGGAAAGCAGCAGCAGCGAACAGCGGTAgatcgtcatcttcatcatcatcaatccAGTAGTACTGCAGCTTCAGCTCCGTGTGGGGCATGCAAGTTTTTGAGAAGGAAGTGCATTAGCGGTTGCATCTTTGCTCCCCATTTTGGATCAGACCAGGGAGCCGCGAGGTTTGCTGCGGTGCACAAGGTGTTTGGCGCAAGTAATGTCTCAAAGCTTTTGCTGCACATACCTTTGAACCGCAGGAATGATGCTGTCGTTGCAATATCCTACGAGGCTCAAGCTCGCCTCTCCGACCCGGTTTATGGTTGTGTATCCACCATTCTTGCTTTACAACAACag GTTGCATCTTTACAAACCGAGCTCGCAATGGTGCAAACTCAGCTGATAAACAGTAGATTTGCATTTGCAAATGCCATTCAAAGCTCGCAGCAGCATCAGGAACAACAGCAAAACATGGCATTGCTGCAGCCTGCCTACTCCAACAACTCATCTGCTTCGACTAACCCAATCAACATGAGGAGCTTCACCTCCAATTTTAATCATGATCTCGCAGCTGAGACAGCACCATGTTCCCACAGCTTGGAGCCTCTTCTGCTCTCAAGGCCTTCtcaagacgaagaagaagatgagcaACAAAGTCAAGTGCCCCACCATTTTCGCTAG